CGAAGCGAGCGATCTCGGCTTGGGCGCTCATCCTTGCGGCCTGGACGACCACGGACACGGTGATCACGGCGCCCGCCCTGCATGCGTTCACGGCCCGCAACCTGATTTACGGAAGCACGGGATACGATGTCGACGAACTGCAAGGGCGCCTGCACCTCCTTGGCTATTACTGGGGAAAAATTGACGGCGTGTTCGGTTGGAAGACGTATTGGGCGGTTCGCACCTTTCAATACAACTTTGGTCTCCCGGTCACCGGCGAGGTGGACATGCGAACGAAGATGATGCTCGTGAAAGCCACCCCCAACTGGAACTACAAAATGGACTTTCCCGACCGTCCTTCCGGGACGTCCGCAGCCTCTCCCGCGACCGCTGCGTCCGCGGGTCAGGCGACCGGCACACTCGTGTCGGGCGATGGCTTCACGCATGGGATGGACAACCTCAGCGCGAGCGACTTGAATCTCATGGCGCACGTCGTCTACGGAGAAGCGCGCGGTGAACCGTTTGAGGGACAGGTCGCCGTCGCGGCGGTTATCTTGAATCGACTGCACGATCCAAAGTTCCCGAAATCCATCCCGGCCATCGTCTATCAACCCGGAGCGTTTGACTGTGTGAACGATGGCCAAATCAACCTTCAGCCGAATCGCGAGGCGATGCAAGCGGTGATCGACGCGGTGAATGGCTGGGATCCAACGCATGGTGCTCTTTATTATTTTAATCCGGCGAAGACATCGAATGCCTGGATGTGGGCCCAGCCTGAGCTGGTCACCATTGGTCATCACATCTTTACGGCATGAGGAGGGGATGAGACCATGCATCGATGGGCAGTGTGGATCGGAGCGGCCGCTGCCGTGATCGCAGCAGGCGGGGCGGCATTGGCTTGGGGAGACAGTCAGAGACACCGCGCGCAATCGCTCGCGGCCATGGTGGACGCGGGGTACGCAGGTGCTCTGCGGGCGGAAGTTGCAGATCTCGATGCCCTGCGCGCCGCCGTGGCATCCGCCTCGATGATGGCAGACCCAGAGTCCTTTCGCCGGCATTTAGCTGACATCGAAAAATATGCGTATGCCGCGCAACAGGACATGGCGCGCATTCCCGATGGCGGGCCGGATCACCGCATCAACCAGGAACTGCACCAAATCGGCTTTGAAGCCGAACACTGGATGATCACGGATGTTTCGCCGCGAAACGCGGGTGTTCAAGAGGCTCTACGTGAAGCTTACCAGACGGTGACGCAGTTGGAGACACAACTGGAGCCCATCGCCTGGCATCCCGGCTCCATGCTGGACCATCAATCGGCCGCAGAGCTCGCCTCCAGCGTTCGCAATGCACTGGCGAGAGTGCAGGCAAGCGTGATGTCACGTCCAGCCTCACCGCCGAAGTCCAAAGCTGCGGACGCCGTCCATCCCGGCCTTTGGATCTCAAAGGCTGAGCGCCTGGTGGGGAGCCAGCTCGAGAAGCCCAAGGTCACTCAGGTGCGCGATCCGCGCAACGGATCGTACATCTTGGTGACTGGCACCGCGCAGGGACACCCTGTGCGCGTCGAATTCGCACAGTCGGGGATGCTTGCCAGCTACCGCGTCGTGCGGCCGCTCGGAAAGGCGCGCGTGGATCTGGCGGACGCGGCCTCGATTGCCTCTCGTTGGCTGAGTCGAGTCGGATTGCCGCCGATGGTCCGCACGTATGCCAACCAGGTGGACGGGATCGCGCGGTTTACCTATCAGCCGGTGGTGCAAGGGGTGCCGGCTTTGGACGCAAGCTGCAAGGTCGTCGTCGCCTTGGATCAAGGCCAGGTCGTGGGTTTTTACGATCGCGGCAAATGGCCTCCGAAAACCTTGCCCAAGGCAGCGCACCCGCTGTCGGAGGACGATCTCCGCAGCCGTTTGGGTCCCCAGTTTCACGTGCAGGATGAGCGAGTTGTACTGGCGGAAGACCCGAACGGGCGGTGGGTTCAGGCGGTTGCGTTTGACGGCACATTCGGGGCTACGGATGAACCGTACCGCGTGGTGCTTGACAGGTGCACGGGCCATGAGCTGAGTATCGAGCGCTTGACATAATACGGATAGTTCTGGTACGGATGAGCTGTCATGCCTAGGAATCCCCGCAACATCCCTTTCTCCGTGTATAATAAATCAGGAGATTGGAAGGGATGGGGAACGGTATGCCAATGATACCGCCGATTGGGGCTCCGTTGCGCGTCCGCGTCGTAGGTGAAACCTCGGAACATAGTTATAAGTCGCGCGTCGCGGATTTGGACCAGGATTTTCTGTACGCGGACGTTCCCGTCCATCAAGGTACAGGGCGCGAAATGGACGTGCATGTGGATACAACGCTCGTCATTGAGTACGCGGCGTCGGAGAACGATGTATACCAATATGCCTCGAAGATTCTTGGCCTGTCGTACATTCCGACTCCGGCCGTGCGCCTCGTTCATCCACTGAAGTGCGGCGAATTGGTGAGAATTCAGCGCCGGGAATATTTTCGGGTGTCGCTCGATGCCCAAGTCGCGGTCACATGCCTTCGCACGGGGCAAACCCACGTGGCGCAGGCCGTCGATATCAGCGGAGGCGGTCTGGCGGTGCGCACGAGGGAAGCGGTGGATATTCAATATCGGGATCGTACGCTCGTCGATGTCACGCTTCCGTATACGTCGTATCGTCTCCACGTGGCGTGTCAGGTCGTCCGCGTCGAGGCGGAGTCGATAGGCCAGACGATTTCCATGCAGTTTGTCGACATTCCGGAACGCGTGCGCGATCAAGTGGTTCGCTACACGTTCCTTCGTCAGCGCGCTCTGCGGAGCAGATAGATTCATAGCGGCCGGGATGGTGCATACGTTTAGCTGTGGAGGGATGTCCATGGCGATTCGACGGATGCGCCAATTTCTTGATGACGTGCTCGTCCCGGTGGCATTGGGAACGGTGACAACCCTTGTCCTTGCCCAATGTGCCATGCAACTGCCTGGGGTGCGAGGGCGAATCGAAGCATGGGCCGCATCTCGCCCCGCATTTTCGGTTCAGACGGGGACACCGCCGGGATTGACGGATGCGACCGGCAGCCTGGTGCTGACGGCTGACAGTGCCGCGCGGGCGGCGAACGTCATCGTCTTTCGCAACGGCGTGTCGCTCGGCCCGTTTACAACAGATGAAATGCAGATTTTGGTGCATCCAGGCGACGTCATCTCGTTTCGGGATACGACGCCCAACGGCCCGGTCGTCACGATTTACGTCGAGGATGGGGCGAGCGATATGCTCTACCCCGTGACCGGTGAAACCATCACGCTGGGGGGCGGAACGGCCACGGCGTCCCTGGAGCCCGTGACCTTCTTTTGAGCGCTGAGCGCGTTGCCGAACCTTTTCCGGTTATGCTACCATCGAGGCAATGAGTATTGAGCCGGAAGGAGGTTTCGACGTGGCACCTGTGACCATCGCCATCGACGGACCCGCTGGCGCCGGCAAAAGTACCGTCGCGAAGCGGGTTGCGGAGCGGCTGAACTTGATGTACGTCGACACAGGCGCCATGTATCGGGCTGTCGCGTATCTGTGCGCAAAAGAGGGAACCAATGTCCATTCCGAGAAGGATGTGGAGGCCCTGCTTGAGCAACACTGCGTGTCGTTCGAACAGGGGGAGGACCGCACGCTGCAGGTCGTGATCGACGGCGTGGATGTGACATCTCGTCTCCGCGAGCCGGAAGTCAGCGCCTTGGTCTCTACCGTCGCAGCGCATCCTCGCATTCGGCAGTTGCTGACGGAATGGCAGAGGGCATTTGCCGAGCGCCATTCCGTGGTGATGGATGGACGCGACATCGGGACCGTCGTGTTGCCGCACGCGACCGTGAAGGTGTTTTTGACGGCTGCGCCAGAGGAGCGTGCGAGGCGGCGCCAAGAAGAGTACCGTCGCATGGGGTACCACGTGTCTTTGGAGGACATGGTGAAGAGCGTGATTGAACGGGACCGTAAGGATTCCGAACGGTCGATTGCGCCGCTTCGGATGGCGGACGATGCGGTGCGCATTGACTCGACGGACAAGTCCATTGAAACCGTGGTGGACGAGATCGTGCAGCTGGTGGAGAATGCTCATGTCCGGTGACACCACCGATTTGCCCCGCACCCCGTTCTACCGTTTCGCGCGGGCTGTCGTCACGACGTTTTTCCACACCTGTTTTCGCCTGCGCGTGG
This is a stretch of genomic DNA from Alicyclobacillus vulcanalis. It encodes these proteins:
- the sleB gene encoding spore cortex-lytic enzyme, which encodes MTKAKRAISAWALILAAWTTTDTVITAPALHAFTARNLIYGSTGYDVDELQGRLHLLGYYWGKIDGVFGWKTYWAVRTFQYNFGLPVTGEVDMRTKMMLVKATPNWNYKMDFPDRPSGTSAASPATAASAGQATGTLVSGDGFTHGMDNLSASDLNLMAHVVYGEARGEPFEGQVAVAAVILNRLHDPKFPKSIPAIVYQPGAFDCVNDGQINLQPNREAMQAVIDAVNGWDPTHGALYYFNPAKTSNAWMWAQPELVTIGHHIFTA
- a CDS encoding PepSY1/2 domain-containing protein, with translation MHRWAVWIGAAAAVIAAGGAALAWGDSQRHRAQSLAAMVDAGYAGALRAEVADLDALRAAVASASMMADPESFRRHLADIEKYAYAAQQDMARIPDGGPDHRINQELHQIGFEAEHWMITDVSPRNAGVQEALREAYQTVTQLETQLEPIAWHPGSMLDHQSAAELASSVRNALARVQASVMSRPASPPKSKAADAVHPGLWISKAERLVGSQLEKPKVTQVRDPRNGSYILVTGTAQGHPVRVEFAQSGMLASYRVVRPLGKARVDLADAASIASRWLSRVGLPPMVRTYANQVDGIARFTYQPVVQGVPALDASCKVVVALDQGQVVGFYDRGKWPPKTLPKAAHPLSEDDLRSRLGPQFHVQDERVVLAEDPNGRWVQAVAFDGTFGATDEPYRVVLDRCTGHELSIERLT
- a CDS encoding flagellar brake protein, encoding MPMIPPIGAPLRVRVVGETSEHSYKSRVADLDQDFLYADVPVHQGTGREMDVHVDTTLVIEYAASENDVYQYASKILGLSYIPTPAVRLVHPLKCGELVRIQRREYFRVSLDAQVAVTCLRTGQTHVAQAVDISGGGLAVRTREAVDIQYRDRTLVDVTLPYTSYRLHVACQVVRVEAESIGQTISMQFVDIPERVRDQVVRYTFLRQRALRSR
- the cmk gene encoding (d)CMP kinase; this translates as MAPVTIAIDGPAGAGKSTVAKRVAERLNLMYVDTGAMYRAVAYLCAKEGTNVHSEKDVEALLEQHCVSFEQGEDRTLQVVIDGVDVTSRLREPEVSALVSTVAAHPRIRQLLTEWQRAFAERHSVVMDGRDIGTVVLPHATVKVFLTAAPEERARRRQEEYRRMGYHVSLEDMVKSVIERDRKDSERSIAPLRMADDAVRIDSTDKSIETVVDEIVQLVENAHVR